One genomic segment of Bacteroidota bacterium includes these proteins:
- a CDS encoding SGNH/GDSL hydrolase family protein, translated as MRVLFLTDSLSLPRKYKTGVAKWEDTYVNLLKKARPDIEFIHVGLGGGTITQIFLLLNYYKLTNPDLVILHSGIVDCAPRALSQLELQLVIKLRIFRLVNPFTNFFRKHRNISYTNPKEFEETVVKIKNVFPDVPFVTIGILPGCDEYEKTVPGITKRINTYNEILRRNSTYISNEDFPRDGIIEDHHHLNEKGHKVIFDKILNLLSSDKYKD; from the coding sequence ATGCGAGTTTTATTTTTAACGGATTCGTTATCATTACCCAGAAAATATAAGACCGGTGTTGCAAAATGGGAAGATACCTATGTGAACTTACTTAAAAAAGCACGCCCCGATATTGAATTTATTCACGTAGGTTTAGGCGGCGGCACCATTACTCAAATATTTCTTCTTTTAAATTATTATAAGTTAACAAATCCAGATCTGGTAATATTGCACTCAGGTATTGTAGACTGTGCACCGAGAGCTTTAAGTCAGTTAGAACTTCAGCTTGTAATTAAATTAAGAATATTCCGATTGGTAAATCCGTTCACAAATTTTTTCAGAAAGCATAGAAATATTTCTTACACAAATCCTAAAGAGTTTGAAGAGACAGTTGTAAAAATTAAAAACGTATTTCCGGATGTTCCATTTGTTACTATCGGTATTCTTCCGGGATGTGATGAATATGAAAAAACAGTACCTGGTATAACAAAAAGAATTAATACATACAACGAGATATTAAGAAGAAATTCTACATATATTTCTAATGAAGATTTTCCAAGAGACGGTATTATTGAAGACCATCATCATTTGAATGAAAAAGGTCATAAAGTTATTTTTGACAAGATACTAAATCTACTTAGTTCGGATAAATATAAAGATTGA